CGGATCGTTCACGAGGTGCTGAATCTCATGGCCGAGTCGGTTGCGCCCGGGGTGACCACGAAGTCGCTGGACACGATCGCCGAGGAGCACATTCGCGGCGCGGGCGGGGTGCCGGCGTTTCTGAACTACCGGGGTTTCCCGGCAACGCTTTGCACGTCAATCAACGACGTGATCGTGCACGGCATCCCGAACGAAACGCCGTTGGCCGAGGGAGACATCGTCGGCATCGACTGTGGGGTTCTCTACAAGGGCTACTACGGTGACGCGGCCAGGACTTTCGCGGTCGGCGAGATCAGTAGCGAGGCGGCACGGCTCATGCGTACGACCCGCGAGTCGCTCGAGAAAGCCGTGGAGGCGATCGAGCCCGGCCGCTTTCTGTCGGACATCGGCCACGCGGTCGAGGCGCACGTGGCCAGGCAGGGTTTCGCGGTGGTTCGCGAGTTCGTCGGGCACGGAATCGGGACCCAGCTGCACGAAGAGCCGCAGGTGCCCAACTTCGGCGCTCCGGGCAAGGGCCCGCGGCTCAAAGCGGGGCTGGTCCTGGCTGTCGAGCCGATGGTCAACGTCGGCACCGCGG
The bacterium genome window above contains:
- the map gene encoding type I methionyl aminopeptidase, whose protein sequence is MMVFKTPGEVDLMDEANRIVHEVLNLMAESVAPGVTTKSLDTIAEEHIRGAGGVPAFLNYRGFPATLCTSINDVIVHGIPNETPLAEGDIVGIDCGVLYKGYYGDAARTFAVGEISSEAARLMRTTRESLEKAVEAIEPGRFLSDIGHAVEAHVARQGFAVVREFVGHGIGTQLHEEPQVPNFGAPGKGPRLKAGLVLAVEPMVNVGTADVRVDADGWTARTKDGSLSAHFEYSIAVTDSGARVLGRMPKAA